A genomic region of Deinococcus sp. KSM4-11 contains the following coding sequences:
- a CDS encoding DNA double-strand break repair nuclease NurA: protein MKIRLDPWPVDFEGGQLGLNAFDGQLIDIETERWAAIPPRPIPERLHTVYVVDGKPRMESRVFIEDQRGEAGVGGFGAFVVGAVNLCPHGSRAAELSDVLASRVLAHAPGLRLDPCDLSPRDPHTGRLHYPPVAAASADPLAPQHKVQALMLDAEQELSHRYASAVPLDEHDPREPLSTLTLQDGTLRRSGVNLGGAVVGYVKTMQTQYLPADRVGLLSALKPGERTPIMHLTSETGKTTRFTWYVRLCEAAFYQHPMSGVMRLEMYAPEEPDFLPPAVRAVASLSGALLLKLGSKAHKDPRAPQNLIPTAALEHAMGRAMGSPELVTRRIRAHIAQTFGPEAVA, encoded by the coding sequence GTGAAAATCCGCCTTGACCCCTGGCCCGTGGATTTCGAGGGCGGGCAGCTGGGCCTGAATGCCTTCGACGGGCAACTGATCGACATCGAGACCGAACGCTGGGCCGCCATCCCGCCCCGCCCTATTCCGGAGCGACTGCACACCGTGTACGTCGTGGACGGCAAACCCCGCATGGAATCGCGCGTGTTCATCGAGGATCAGCGGGGTGAGGCAGGAGTGGGCGGCTTCGGGGCCTTCGTGGTGGGCGCCGTGAACCTCTGCCCGCACGGCTCGCGGGCCGCCGAGCTGAGTGACGTGCTGGCCTCGCGGGTGCTGGCGCACGCGCCGGGCCTGCGCCTCGACCCGTGCGACCTCTCGCCGCGCGACCCGCACACCGGGCGCCTGCACTACCCCCCGGTGGCCGCCGCCTCGGCCGATCCGCTCGCGCCGCAGCACAAGGTGCAGGCCCTCATGCTCGACGCCGAGCAGGAACTGTCTCACCGCTACGCCTCCGCCGTGCCCCTCGACGAGCACGACCCCCGTGAGCCGCTGAGCACCCTGACCCTGCAGGACGGCACCCTGCGCCGCAGCGGCGTGAATCTGGGCGGCGCGGTGGTCGGCTATGTCAAGACCATGCAGACGCAGTACCTTCCGGCAGATCGCGTGGGCCTGCTGAGCGCGCTGAAGCCCGGCGAGCGGACGCCGATCATGCACCTGACGTCCGAGACTGGAAAGACCACGCGCTTCACGTGGTATGTCCGGCTGTGCGAGGCGGCCTTCTACCAGCACCCCATGAGCGGCGTGATGCGGCTGGAGATGTACGCGCCGGAGGAACCGGACTTCCTCCCGCCGGCGGTGCGCGCGGTCGCCAGCCTGTCCGGCGCGCTGCTGCTGAAACTGGGCAGCAAGGCCCACAAAGACCCCCGCGCGCCGCAGAACCTGATCCCGACCGCGGCCCTGGAACACGCCATGGGCCGCGCCATGGGCAGCCCGGAGCTCGTCACCCGCCGCATCCGCGCGCACATCGCGCAGACCTTCGGGCCGGAGGCGGTGGCGTGA
- a CDS encoding Crp/Fnr family transcriptional regulator — protein sequence MTYTSPTAPAHPHHTDATRTVRRGQTLYYAGDSAPSLYRLESGLMRAVRLTPQGRNLTVRHIHPGDVFGEETLHGQTRAHQVVALTDAVLTPIHPQHLSPADVWDVTRSLSAQLQRMMTDGVHIQDGDLRERIARYLLNLADSTLGGQHADGVRYVRATHELIAEGTGATRESVSKLIGEMRDDGLLTPAYRCLTLTDEERLRFLSGYHS from the coding sequence ATGACGTATACGAGCCCCACGGCCCCCGCCCACCCCCACCACACCGACGCCACCCGCACCGTCCGCCGGGGCCAGACCCTGTACTACGCCGGCGACAGCGCCCCCAGCCTGTACCGCCTCGAATCCGGACTGATGCGCGCCGTCCGGCTCACGCCCCAGGGCCGCAACCTGACGGTTCGCCACATCCATCCCGGTGATGTCTTTGGTGAGGAGACGCTGCATGGTCAGACACGGGCGCATCAGGTCGTGGCCCTCACCGACGCCGTGCTGACGCCCATCCACCCACAGCACCTCAGCCCCGCCGACGTGTGGGACGTGACCCGCAGTCTGTCGGCACAGCTCCAGCGCATGATGACCGACGGCGTACACATTCAGGACGGCGACCTGCGCGAACGCATCGCGCGGTACCTGCTGAACCTCGCGGATTCCACCCTGGGCGGCCAGCACGCCGACGGCGTCCGGTACGTCCGGGCCACGCACGAACTGATCGCCGAGGGCACCGGCGCTACCCGGGAGAGCGTGAGCAAGTTGATCGGCGAGATGCGCGACGACGGCCTCCTGACACCCGCGTACCGCTGCCTGACCCTGACCGACGAGGAGCGCCTGCGGTTCCTGAGCGGCTACCACAGCTGA